DNA from Streptomyces luteogriseus:
GGCCGCCGCGATCGCCGGGCTCGGCTGCTCGATCGAATCCGAGCCGGACGAGGACGGCACGTCCGGGGACACGCACCGCTACCGGGTGCCCGAGTCCGGCGTGAGGATCTTCGTCCGCGCTGACGAGAACGCCGGGGAGCAGACGGGCGAGGTCTGGAGCCTCAGTGTGTCTCCCGCGTGGTGGCGCGCGGCGGCCTGAGCCGTCGAGGCGGGTCGTGCCACCGTTCGCCGTCACCTCGTGTGTACGAGATGACGGCGAACGAGCGCGATACGGCCGATCAGGCCCGATCCGCGGCGCGCAGGGCCCGTGCCAGCCACTCTAGCTCCTCGCTCGCGTCGGGCGACGCATGCTGTCCGCGCACGCGGGCGACGAGCCTGCGGTAACGCTCCGCTCCTGCCTCGATCCCGGCCTCCAGGCTGCGCAGGACGGCGACCCGGTCCGCCTCGCCGAACAGCTCGGACAGCAGGTCGGCCGCCTCCGGCCCGTCGGGGGCGGCCCCGCGCCTTCTGATTTCGGCGACGCTCTGCACGACCTGCCTGGCCCACCAGATGGACGCCCCGGGCGGGGGACCCTGCCCGGGTGCGGGCGTGTTGAGCTCCATCCAGGAGCGCAGCCGGGCGCGGAAGCCGGGGTCCCCCACCAGTTCGGCCAGTTCGATCCAGGCGTCGACCTGGTCGGGTGTGGGATCGTCGGGCAGTTCGATGGTGATGGCGCGTACGCGGTCGCGCAGGCGTGGCTCGGCGTCGAGCCCGCCGAACACCTCCTCCTTGAACTCATCGATGACTTGCTTGCGTTCGGCGGCGGAAAGCCGCGCCAACCGGTTCATCAGTGCCGTCTCCTCAGCAGTGGAACCACGTGTCACCACGGTGGACAGGACGGCCCGGCTCACCTTCAGGGAGCGGATCTGCGCGTCGAGCGCGGTCACGTGCGCGTCGGCGACCTCGGCGACCGTGGTCCGACCGCTCAGCACCCGGCACACCTCGTCGAGCCCGAGGCCCAGCTCCCGGAGGGTTCGCACCAGCTCGACGCGGGCCACGGACCCGGCGTCGTACAACCGGTAGCCGCTCGCGGAGCGGGCCACGGGCGGCACCGCTCCCTCGTCCGACCAGAAGCGCAGGGTACGCACCGAGAGGCCGGTGCGGCGCGCGAGCCGGCCGATGGTGAGCACCTCGGGGCGTTCGTCGTCCATGGCAGAGATCCTGGACCCTCCAGCCGCTGGAAACTCAAGTGCCTCCCGGGCGAGGAGGTGTCGATCTCACGTCGCGGACCGATAAACCGCATTCAACAGATTGTCACTGCTTCGAGGTAAGCGGCTCGTCTTCCCGGCGGATACGGCCTGCCCAATGGATAGCTTCTGCAGGTGGGCGGATCCGTGTGGTTCTTCCCGCTCGTTGTCCAGTCCTCCCTGTCTCCCCGTCGGCGCACCCGTGTGCCGTCGGTCGCCCCGCTGTGCAAGGAGAACCGCCTCCGATGACCGTCGAGAGCATCCCGGAAACCGAGACCAGCCGCGCAGCGCCGCAGCAATCCCTGAGCACGGCCGCCGCCCGCAACCTCGCCACCACCACCAAGTCCGTTCCGCAGATGCAGGAGATCACCTCCCGCTGGCTGCTGCGGATGCTGCCCTGGGTCGAGGCCGAAGGCGGCGCCTACCGGGTCAACCGGCGGCTGCGCCATACCGTCGGCGACGGGTGCATCGAGTTCGTCCAGGAGGGCGCCAGGGTCCGCGTCATCCCCCGGGAACTCGGTGAACTGGCCCTGCTGCGCGGGTTCGAGGACACGGACGTCCTCACCGCCCTCGCCGACCGCTGCACCCAGCGCGACTTCACGGCCGGCGACGTCCTCGCCGAGCGCGGCAGCTCCGCGGACGGGATCCACCTGATCGCCCACGGCCGGCTCAGCCAGACCTCCGAGGGCAAGTACGGCGGAGAGATCGCCCTCGAGGTGCTCGCGGACGGTGACCGCTTCGGTGAGAACGCCCTGCTGGACTCCGACGCCCGCCACGACCGCACGGTCACCGCCGAGACCTCCGGCACCCTCCTCACACTCACCCGCGCCGACTTCGCCGCCGTGCAGGCCTCCTCGCCCGCCCTCCAGGCCCACGTCGAGGCGTACACCTCTCGTGCGCGGCACCGGCAGAACAAGCACGGCGAGGCCGAGATCGCCATGTCGGCAGGCCATGTCGGGGAGGCGGAACTGCCGGGCACCTTCGTCGACTACGAACTGGAGCCGCGCGAGTACGAACTCTCCGTGGCGCAGACCGTTCTGAGGATCCACTCCCGGGTGGCCGACCTCTACAACGGGCCGATGAACCAGACGGAGGAGCAACTCAGGCTCACCATCGAGGCCTTGCGTGAGCGTCAGGAACACGAATTGGTCAACAACCGCGAGTTCGGGCTCCTGCACAACGCCGACTTCAAGCAGCGCATCCAGCCCCACTCCGGCCCGCCCACCCCGGACGACATGGACAATCTGCTCTGCCGCCGCCGCGGCACCAAGATGTTCCTCGCCCACCCCAGGACCATCGCCGCCATCGGGCGTGGCTTCAACGCGTGCGGTCTGTATCCCGACCATGTCGACCTCGGCGGACAGTCCGTCCCCGCCTGGCGCGGGGTGCCCATCCTGCCCTGCAACAAGATCCCGATCAGCAAGGAGCAGACCAGCTCCATCATCGCGATGCGCACCGGCGAGAAGAACCAGGGCGTCATCGGCCTGCGCAAGACCGGACTGCAGGACGAGTACGAACCGGGGCTCGCCGCGCGGTACATGGGCATCAACGAACAGGCGATCATCTCCTACCTCGTCAGCACCTACTACTCCGCCGCGGTGCTCCTGCCCGATGCCCTGGGTGTGCTGGAGAACGTCCAGATCGCCCCCAGGCCCCACTGAAGCCCTCACCCGCGCGGCAGGTCCACCTCCGGTCACCTCCACGCGTAACGGAGTCCCCCCCGCAGCAAGGAGCCGCCGATGCCCGACTCCGGGCCCCTCGGATCGTCACCCCCTGAGCAGCAACCGACGCCGCCCACAGCCGTGCAGGACGCGGCCCGCCGGTGGTGCACCACGTTCCGGTCCCGCCGACGGCCCCGCAGTTCCTCGGCGCACTGCATCCGCCGGTCCCGATCCCCGGCCCCCCACCACCACCGTCCCCCTCCGCCGTACGGGACACGCCTGCCGTTCCCGCGGCCGACTCCGCCCTCCAACGGATCCTGCGCGGACCGACCGGACTGGGCACGACATCGCTCTCCCTGACCCGCGGAGACGCCCCTTCGCTCCCGGACCAGGTGCCGTCGGCTCCCGCCGCGCCCGCCGAGGGGCGAGCCGTCCCCGGCCTCTACCACCACCCGGTCCCGGAGCCCGACCCCGTACGCGTCGAAGAGGTGAGCAGCCGGATCAAGCGGTGGGCGGAGGACGAGGTCCAGCTCTACCCCGAGGAGTGGGAAGGGCAGTTCGACGGCTTCTCCGTCGGCCGCTACATGGTCGGGTGCCACCCCGACGCCCCCACGGTCGACCACCTGATGCTCGCCACACGGCTGATGGTCGCGGAGAACGCGCTGGACGACTGCTACTGCGAGGACCACGGCGGGTCACCCGTCGGTCTCGGCGGGCGCATCCTCCTCGCGCACACCGCGCTCGACCAACTCCACACCACCGCGGAGTACGCGCCGGCCTGGCAGGAGTCGCTCACCTCGGACGCCCCGCGCCGGGCCTACCACAGCGCCATGGACTACTTCGTCCGCGCCGCCACGCCCTCCCAGGCCGACCGCTACCGGCACGACATGGCCCGGCTCCACATGGGCTATCTCGCCGAGGCCGCCTGGGCGGAGACCGATCACGTCCCGGAGGTGTGGGAGTACCTGGCGATGCGCCAGTTCAACAACTTCCGCCCCTGCCCCACGATCACCGACACCGTAGGCGGCTACGAACTGCCCGCGGACCTGCACGCCCAGCCGGACATGCAGCGGGTCATCGCCCTCGCCGGCAATGCCACCACCATCGTCAACGACCTCTACTCGTACACCAAGGAACTCAACAGCCCGGGCCGCCACCTGAACCTGCCGGTGGTGATCGCGGAACGCGAGCAGCTCTCCGAGCGCGACGCCTATCTGAAGGCCGTCGCGGTCCACAACGAACTCATGCACGCCTTCGAGGCGGCCGCCGCCGACCTCGCCGCGTCGTACCCCCTGCCCGCCGTGCTGCGCTTCCTCAGGGGCCTGGCCGCCTGGGTCGACGGCAACCACGACTGGCACCGCACCAACACCTACCGCTACAGCCTGCCCGACTTCTGGTAGAGAACGGATATCTCTGTGACCACTGAAACGACCTCCCCCGTCACCGCGAAGATCCCGGCCCCGGCGACGCCCTACCAGGGGGACATCGCCCGCTACTGGAACAACGAGGCGCGACCGGTCAACCTGCGCCTCGGCGACGTGGACGGGCTCTACCACCACCACTACGGCATCGGTGAAGTGGACCACGCCGCGCTCGGCGACCCGGCACACAGCGAGTACGAGAAGAAGCTCATCGCGGAGCTGCACCGGCTGGAGTCGGCACAGGCAGAGGCCCTCATGGACCACCTCGGCGCCATCGGACCCGAGGACACCCTCGTCGACGCCGGCTGCGGCCGCGGCGGATCCATGGTCATGGCCCACCGTCGCTTCGGCTGCAAGGTCGAGGGTGTGACGTTGTCCGCCACCCAGGCCGACTTCGGCAACCGGCGCGCGCGAGAACTGCGGATCGAGGACCACGTCCGCTCCCGCGTGTGCAACATGCTCGACACGCCCTTCGAGAAGGGCAGCATCACCGCTTCGTGGAACAACGAGTCGACCATGTACGTCGACCTCCACGACCTCTTCGCCGAGCACTCCCGCTTCCTGAAGGTGGGCGGCCGGTACGTGACGATCACCGGCTGCTGGAACCCCCGTTACGGCCAGCCGTCGAAGTGGGTCTCCCAGATCAACGCCCACTTCGAGTGCAACATCCACTCCCGCCGTGAGTATCTGCGCGCCATGGCCGACAACCGGCTCGTGCCGCAGACCATCGTCGACCTCACCCCGGACACCCTGCCCTACTGGGAGCTTCGGGCCACGTCCTCGCTGGTCACCGGGATCGAGGAGGCGTTCATCGAGTCCTACCGGGACGGCTCCTTCCAGTACGTCCTGATCGCCGCCGACCGCGTGTAGGCCCGGCCTCGCGGGGCCGGGACCGCACCGAGGGCCCCGGCCCGCGACCCGGGCATGCCGAACGACCCTGCGGAAAAGGCTTTGAGCGAGGAGACGGCCCACTGCTACTTTCGCGGTGGACCGTGACATCGTCGTAGGGAGGTGAGCCCCGTGAACACAGTTACCCGTGGGTGCTCCCTCAACCCGTCACGGTCCGGCGGCTGACGTTCGGTGTCGCCAGGAGCGCCTGAGATCGAGGCACTCCTGGAGGGAGACTCCGATGAACACAAAGCCCTTCACTTCCGGCCTGGGCGAGAACGCGGTGGTGATCACGCGTGTCGCGGACAGGCAATGGCACGCACTGGATGACGACCTGGTGGTCGGCCGCGGGCATGCGGAACACCGGCCCGACGGACGCTTGTTCGTCAGCATCGACGCCTGGCACGACACCGCCTTCGACCTGCTCGCCGAGGCGATGTCGGCGGAACTCCCGGCACCGCTGTACACGGTGGTCGACGAAGCCGACGTCGAGCTGACGACCGGCTGGAAGCGGGCCGGTTTCACGATCCGGCGCCGCGAGTGGGAGTACGTCGTGCCGACCGACCCGAGCGTCACCGGGCTCGACGACGTCCTGCCGCCTCCGGGCGTGACGATCGTGCCCGCCGGCCAGGCGGACGAGAGTCGGCTGCGGGCGGTGGACCGCGCGATCCGTGACGAAGTCGAGGCGACCGTCGGGTGGCAGTCGATGCCCGCGGAGGTGGTTCCCCGCGCTCAAGGCGACACCGTCGTCGACCCGTCGAAGTACGCGGTGGCCGCGGGACCCGACCGCTACCTGGGTCTGATCCGGGTGGTGAGGGTGAAACGTCCGCGCATCGGACTGGTCGCGGTCCGGGCCGGCGAGCAGCGCCGCGGCATCGCGCGGGCGCTGCTGGCCCACGCGCTGGGGACGCTGCACCGCTCCGGGGCCACCGCGGCCTGGGCCGAGGTCAACGAGTCCAACCGAGCGGCCTCGGCGCTGTTCGAGGGCATCGGCGGCGCCCGGCCGATGAGCAGCAACCTGGAGCTGGTGCGATGACGCGGAACAAGAACGTCATCGAAGTCGAGGGCAAGGTCGTCGAGTGCCTGCGCAGCGCCATGTTCACCGTGGAGCTCGAGAACGGCCACCAGGTGCTCGCGCACATCAGCGGGAAGATCCGCAAGAACTACATCAAGATCATGCTGGAGGACCGGGTGCTGGTGGAGCTCCCGCCGTACGACCTGACGCGCGGCCGGATCGTGTTCCGATACCGGAACTAGCGGCGGTCGGCACCTTCCGAGGTGGCTGATGCAGGGACCCCGGTCACGGCGATTTCGTGAGCGGGGCCCCGACGATGGCGCACAGGGCCGCGCCCAGGGCGTTGTCCCGCCGTATCACAGCTTCTGGCGGCCCGCCGGAGCGCCGCCGGGGTCGTCGGCGAGCATGACGTCCGCCGTGATGCGTTTGCCGACCGGCTCACGGTGGATGGCGAAGCTGACGCAGATGGCGGCGACGATCTCCAGGCCGTGCTGGCCGATCCGGCTGGGGTCGGGAGCAAGGATCGCCGGCAGGGTGGTGCTGCTGTCCCAGACACTGATCCGCGCGGCCCCGTCGGCGATCTCGAGTGTGAGCAGGCAGGGGCCCGGGGCGTACTTGCGGGCGTTGGTGACCAGCTCGCTGACCACCAGCTGCACCATGCCCATGGCCCGGCCGGAGACCGGAAGTCCGTGTACCGCCTGCACACGCGTCAGGAAGGAGCGGGCCAGGTCCCGGGCTTCAGCGATCCCCGTGTCGTCCTCGAAGGCAGCGGACACGGATATGGCACGGGTGGCCAGCGGATGCCCGCCGTCACCTTCCTCTTGCTCGTCCATGCAGTTCGCCGTGTCCCTCGATCCTTTGTCCAGCACGGGCAGCGCATACCCACAAAGCGCCGGGCAATGCCGGTCACCGTCCGTGTGCGACATCACTGCCGGCGCCTGGGTCAGAGGTCGGAGTGGAGGGCCTGTTCGGTGGTGGGGTGGCAGGTGATGACCGTATCGATGCCGACCAGCTGCAGGACGCGCAGCACCGACGGCTGGGCGCCGGCGATGCGTACCCATCCCTCTGCGCTGCTGACCCGTCGGTGGGTGGCGACGAAGACGTTGATGCCGCTGGAGTCCATGAAGGTGACATCGGTGAGGTCGGCGACTATCCGCGGCGGCACAGCCCCGCTCTCGGTGAGCAGGGCTGCGCTGAGCACGTCCTGGACGTCGTGGTCGATCTCGCCCCGTAGTGTCACGACACGGATGCCCTCGACGTCGCGCTGCTCGGCATGGAGGCGTCCGTGCCGGTCCGTTCTTTCCCTGTGGGCCACTTTTTCCTCGACTGCGATCTAGGTGCCCCAGGACGGGACGCGTCCGGGTGATCCTTCCCCGTGCCCCCGGCCGCATGCACCCACGTGACGGTCGTGACCTCGACGGGGGCATGTTCGGCGGGACTCGGGGTACCGGCTGGCGAACGGGGAAGGCGGGGCCAGTGGAATCTGAGACCGACGGTGGCGGGTGTACGACGCTGGAGGAGCATCTGATACGGGTGGGTTTCGCTCTGGGGGGCGACGACGGCTGCATCGCGGACGCCCGCCAACGCGCCATCGCCTTCCTGGAACAGGCCTGCGAGGACTACGGCTTGACGGTACCTGTCCGCGCGAAGCACCTCACCCAGCTGGTGGTCAGCGAACTGGTCACCAACGCCTACAAGTACGCCCCCGGGCCCGTCCTGGTGGAACTGGGCCTGACCACGCGGGCGGTGGAAGTCGTCGTGTGGGACAGCGATCCCAAGGTCCCGGCGCCCCGGACGGCTGATCCCGGCCGGATCGGTGGCCATGGCCTGGAGATCGTCAAGGCGGTGACCGATGCCCTGTCCGTCCACCGGGAGACGGTCGGCAAGCGCATCGCAGCCCGCATCTCCCTGCATGGTGCGTCCAAGGCACCATCAGGGTGACTGCGAAGGCGGAGGCGGGGCATACGGGCTTCACCCCCAACGAGAGGAGCTCGTTTCATGCTCGGCATAGTCGCGGCGGTGTTGTTCTTCTTCGCGTTCCTGATCAACGCGGCAGAGATCAGCACCAACGACGTGTTCTCTTCGACGAACGTCATGCTGCTGGGACTGTTGTGCCTCGCTCTCCAGGTGGCCGGAGTCGGCGGCGGCTGGGCCCGCAGACGATGACCTCCCGCTCTGCAGATCCGGTGGCATGCGTTCCACGGATCTGCAGAGCACACGCGGGAAACCGATCCCTCCGTCCCCGAGGAGATCGCCGCACGCTCGGGAACAGGGGCTCGCGCGCCTTGATTCCGAGGCGCAGAGCTGAGGCCGTACGAGGACGGGCGCCAGCGGTGTCAGGGGCCGACGTGCCAAAGGGCGGTGTGATGCCGCGGCGTGACGTGGGCGGCTGAGGGTCAGTCCGGACAGCCCGCGTCGTCGATGACGTAGTGACCGGGCGCCGTCTGCCTGAGGGTGTGACCGGTGAAGGTGTTCCACAGCCCCATGGCCTGGCCCGAACCCTTGGCGTAGGCGTGACCGCCGCTCCGGTAGGCGCGGCCGGCGGCTGTGTGCTCGTAGTTGTCGGCCGTGTGACACGTGGGCGTGAAGCCGGTGGCTGTGGCCGCCACGGCGGGGGAGGCGCTGCCCGTCTCACCGGCGGTGTCCACGGCGGTCGCCGTACAGCGGTATGTCGTGCCGGCGGCCAGGCCGGTGTCGGTGTAGGAAACCGACGTCGTACGGCCCACCTGTGTGCCGTCGCGACGGACGGCGTACGAGGCCGCGCCTGCGACCGCCTGCCAGCTCGAGGAGACCGTGGTGTCGGTGGTACCCGTGACCGTCAGCCCGGTGGGCGCGGGCAGGGAGCCCGTGTCCTCGTCGCCGTCGAGCCCCCAGAAGCGGGCGGTGTGGTAGCTGGAGCAGATGGAGTCGAGGTAGTAGGTTCCGGCGCTGCCGCACTGTTCGGCGCCGCTGCCCGGGTCGACGGCCAGTCCGTGCCCCATGCCGGAGACGGTGTAGACCTCGACGGCGGAGCGGCCGGAGGCATCGTCGTACACGCTCAGCGTGGTGCCCCCGCCGAGGCTCTCCGTACGGGACGGCGTCTGGCCGATGCCCCACACGTTCGTCCACTGGTCGCGCAGCTCCGTGGCGTTGGCCGGCCGCACGGTGGTGTCGGCGGTGCCCTGCCAGATCGCCACGCGCGGCCAGGAGTGCGTGCCGGCCGGAGCGGCCGAACGCACCGACTCCCCCCACTGGGCGGGGCTCTTGTCCGGCGGGCTGTACATGCAGGTGTACGCCGTGGACACACTGCTCGCGCAGTGGGCGGGCAGTCCGGAGCCGATCGCCCCGCCCGCGAAGACGTCGGGGTAGGCGGCCAGCATGTTCGCCGTCATGGCGCCGCCGGCGGACAGGCCGGTGATGTAGACGCGCCGGGTGTCGCCGCCGTACAGCGCGACGGCCTTGTCCACCATCTGCTTGATCGACAGCGCCTCACCCCGGCCGCGTCCGCTGTCGCCCGGCTGGAACCAGTTGAAGCAGGAGTTGGCGTTGTTGGCGCTGCTGGTCTGGGGCAGGACCAGCGCGAAACCGTAGGCGTCGGCGAACTTGGGCCAGCCGGAGTGCGCGTAGTAGTCGTTCGCACTCTGCGTGCAGCCATGCAGGGCGACGACCAAGGGGGCCCCGGCGGGCAGAGCGTCCGGCGCGTAGGTGTACATCGACAGGTTGCCGGGGTTGGTGCCGAACCCGGTGACCTGGGTCAGACCCGCGGCGGATGCCTGGGGGCCGGCAGCGAGCAGCCCGCCGGTCAGGGCGAGAGCCCCGGCGGCGGTTGCCCATCGGCGCAGGCCTCTGACGAGGGCCCGGGCCCGTGAGAAACGGAACGCAGGATGCGACTGTCCCATGACGACTGCCTCCTGATGTGGGGGGAGCTCGCCGGTACCGGGGGAGCGGCGACGAGCGTGTGGCGTGCATCATCGGTGTGCGCGTCCCGACGGCGGCATGGGTGGGACAGCCACGCGTGAAGAGAACCTGTGTGACGGCGGTACATTTCCCGGCTCGTGCACGGCCGTGTATGGCAGCAGTCGACAGAGGGGGCAGGAGCTCCCGGACCCGCCCCCGCCCACGGTGGTAGGGCCGATCCGCTCAGCGTCCGGTGGTGCCGACAGCTACGCAGCGGCCCCGGATGGTGTTGGGCGGCCCCATATGTGGCAGCCGAACGGCGCCATAGCCTCCCGCGCATCCCTGTACCCGACCGCGGAGGCTCACCCATGCGGCTCACATCCCGCCCCCCGGCCCGCTCCTGGCTCCGCGGCGGTTCGGCGGGCCTGGCCCTGGCCGCCCTCACCTGCACGCTCACCGCCTCGCCTGCCGAACCCGCCGAGCCTGCCGAACCCGCCCCACCCGCCGCGGCGGCACCGGCCGGCCCGGGCGGCATCCACTGCATGCACCCCACCCGGGTGCGCGTACCGGGCGCCGAGCATCAACGCGTAGCCTGCCTCGACGAGTTGACCACTGCGGGCACCGTCGCATCGGGTCACACCGACCCGGCCGACTGGGCGGGCCTGACGCCCAGGGATCTGGCCGTGCCCAGCGGAATACCCGGCCTCCAGATCGACGGCTACTTCCCGGACACGTCCACCACCAACACCAACAACGGCTGGAACCACGACGCCCAGTTCGTCATCCGTCTGCCCGACCGGTGGAACGGCGGTCTGGTGGTCGCCGGCACCCCCGGCAACCGGGAGCAGTACGCCAACGACCGCGCCATCGCCGACTGGGTGCTCTCCCGCGGCTACGCCTACGCCGCCACCGACAAGGGCAACACCGGCCTGGCCTTCTACCGGGACGGCAAGGAGCCGGGCGACGCCATCGCCGAATGGAACGACCGGCTCACCCAGCTGACCCGGGCCGCCCGCGCCACGGTCGCCCGCCACTACCGCCGCCCGCCGTCACGCACACTGGCGACCGGCATGTCCAACGGCGGGTACCTCGTGCGCTGGCAGTTGGAGAACCATCCCGGCCTCTACGACGGGGGAGTCGACTGGGAGGGCACCCTGTGGCGCTCCGACGGGCCCACCCTGCTGGACTTCCTTCCCCAGGCGCTGCGCAACCACCCCGTGTTCGCCACCGGTGGTGAGGGAGCCGACGCGGCACGCAGAGCTCTGCACACCGCCGGCTTCCCGGCAGGGTCCGAGTTCCTCTGGCCGTACCACCACAGGGTGTACTGGGACCTGACCCAGCGCATCTACCGCGAGGAGCTGGATCCCGGTTTCGACGGCCCGGCCGAGGCGGGCACGCCCTTCTGCGCGCCGGGCACCCCGGCCTGTGACGCCGACTACGACTACGCGGCCCGGCCCCGCGAGGTCCGCAAGGCCATGGAGAAGATCGCTCTGACCGGCCGGATCGGCAAACCGCTGATCACCCTGCACGGCACCCTGGACGTCCTGCTGCCGATCACCCAGGACTCCGACGTCTACGCCCGCATGGTGCGCCAGGCCGGCCGCGACCGGCTGCACCGCTACTACCGCATCGAGGGCGGCACCCACACGGACGCCCTCGTCGACACCCACCCGCACCGCCTGCGTCCGCTCACGCCATGCCATCGCACGGCCTTCACGGCCCTGGAGAACTGGCTCATGCACGGACACCGCCCGCCGGCCTCCCACACCGTCCCGATGCCCGGACAAGCAGACGCCGCGACACTCCTGAACGCCTGTCCCCTGGACGCCCGCGGCGACGCGGCTCCTCCGTTCACGCCCTGAACGGCCGTTCGCGACCGCGGGCGGCGGCGCGTGTCAGGCCGGGGTAACGAATCGGCCTGGTTCTCGCTGCCGGGCGCGGTCCGCCACACATTTTGTGTTGAACAAGATGTTGGTCCGCAATCGCTTGCTGTGGAACTGGCGCTGTCTACCCAGATTGTTCGGAACCACCGCCACCCCGGGCGCATGGTCACACACCCTCGACACAACGTCCGTATGAGCGTCCGGCGTGTGATGAAGAAGCGCGCTGGGAGCGTGGCCGGTTCGTGCGCAACTGACCTGCTGAAACGGCGTGGGTTGGCGTGAAGCTCTTGATCTGAGCACATCAATGAGTCAGGTTCGAGGCGGACCGAACGCGGTTCCGGTCCGAACCCCCACACCCCCCACGAAAAGTGACGAGGAGAACCCTCACATGTCAGCTCGCGCATTCACACGCAGAATGCAGGTCCTCACCGCCACGGCCGTCGTCGCAACCCTGACGACCTTCGGGACGGCCCACGCACAGATCGCTCCCGAACCCGCTCCCGCCGAGGGAACCGTGTACGGCCTCGGCGCGAAGGGAGCCGTACCCGGCAGCTTCATCGTCACGCTGGACGACAAGGTGAACAAGCCCTCGCTCGCCAAGGAATACGGCGGCAAGCTCCAGCGGACCTACACCGCTGCCCTCGACGGCTTCTCCGTCGGCGGCCTCTCGCCCGCCGAGGCCAGGCGTCTCGCCGCCGACCCGTCGGTCGCCAAGGTGGTGCAGGTCAAGAAGTTCAGCATCAACGCCACCCAGGACAACCCGCCCTCCTGGGGCCTCGACCGCCTGGACCAGGCGGACACCGCCGGCGACAGCAAGTACGCCTACCCCGACAGCGCGGGCGAGGGCGTGACCGCGTACGTCATCGACACCGGCGTGCGCACCTCGCACAAGGACTTCCAGGGACGGGCCGCTTCCGGCTTCGACGCCGTGGACAACGACAACGACGCCAATGACGGCAACGGGCACGGCACCCATGTCGCCGGCACGATCGCGGGCACATCCCACGGTGTCGCGAAGAAGGCGAAGATCGTCGCCGTCCGAGTGCTCGACGACAACGGCTCCGGAACCACCGAACAGGTCGTCGCCGGCATCGACTGGGTCACCAAGAACCATCAGGGCCCGTCCGTCGCGAACATGAGTCTGGGAGGTGGCGCCGACGAGGCCCTCGACGAAGCCGTGGGCAAGGCCATCGCGGCCGGCGTCACCTTCGCCGTCGCCGCGGGCAACGAATCCTCCGACGCCGGTCAGGGCTCCCCGGCCCGCGTGAAGGAAGCCGTCACCGTCGCGTCCTCGACCAAGGACGACAAGCAGTCGGACTTCTCCAACTACGGCTCGGTCGTGGACGTGTACGCCCCCGGCTCCGACATCACCTCCGCGTGGAACGACAGCGACGAGGGCACCAAGACCATATCGGGCACGTCCATGGCGACGCCGCACGTCGTCGGCGCCGCGGCCGTCTACCTGGCGGGCCACAAGGACGCCACGCCGGAGCAGGTCGCCAAGGCGCTCACCGACGGCGCCACACCCGACAAGATCTCCAACCCCGCCCAGGGAACCGCGAACAAACTGCTGAAGATCGTCGAGTAGCCGCCCCCGACCCACGCTCGCCGTGCCGTCCTGACGAGGCACGGCGAGCGCCGTCGGCACCGTGCGCCGGGGCCGCCTTGTCACGGCACCCCGTCGCCCCGCCGCTGTTCCTGGCGCAGCACCTCGTCGAGGTCGGCGAGCCGGTCCAGGCCCTGCACCGCCCGCCGCATCCGGGCGTTGCCGGACAGGCGGTGCCGGTGCCG
Protein-coding regions in this window:
- a CDS encoding GNAT family N-acetyltransferase, with translation MNTKPFTSGLGENAVVITRVADRQWHALDDDLVVGRGHAEHRPDGRLFVSIDAWHDTAFDLLAEAMSAELPAPLYTVVDEADVELTTGWKRAGFTIRRREWEYVVPTDPSVTGLDDVLPPPGVTIVPAGQADESRLRAVDRAIRDEVEATVGWQSMPAEVVPRAQGDTVVDPSKYAVAAGPDRYLGLIRVVRVKRPRIGLVAVRAGEQRRGIARALLAHALGTLHRSGATAAWAEVNESNRAASALFEGIGGARPMSSNLELVR
- a CDS encoding geranyl diphosphate 2-C-methyltransferase — encoded protein: MTTETTSPVTAKIPAPATPYQGDIARYWNNEARPVNLRLGDVDGLYHHHYGIGEVDHAALGDPAHSEYEKKLIAELHRLESAQAEALMDHLGAIGPEDTLVDAGCGRGGSMVMAHRRFGCKVEGVTLSATQADFGNRRARELRIEDHVRSRVCNMLDTPFEKGSITASWNNESTMYVDLHDLFAEHSRFLKVGGRYVTITGCWNPRYGQPSKWVSQINAHFECNIHSRREYLRAMADNRLVPQTIVDLTPDTLPYWELRATSSLVTGIEEAFIESYRDGSFQYVLIAADRV
- a CDS encoding ATP-binding protein; this translates as MDEQEEGDGGHPLATRAISVSAAFEDDTGIAEARDLARSFLTRVQAVHGLPVSGRAMGMVQLVVSELVTNARKYAPGPCLLTLEIADGAARISVWDSSTTLPAILAPDPSRIGQHGLEIVAAICVSFAIHREPVGKRITADVMLADDPGGAPAGRQKL
- a CDS encoding STAS domain-containing protein, translating into MAHRERTDRHGRLHAEQRDVEGIRVVTLRGEIDHDVQDVLSAALLTESGAVPPRIVADLTDVTFMDSSGINVFVATHRRVSSAEGWVRIAGAQPSVLRVLQLVGIDTVITCHPTTEQALHSDL
- a CDS encoding ATP-binding protein encodes the protein MESETDGGGCTTLEEHLIRVGFALGGDDGCIADARQRAIAFLEQACEDYGLTVPVRAKHLTQLVVSELVTNAYKYAPGPVLVELGLTTRAVEVVVWDSDPKVPAPRTADPGRIGGHGLEIVKAVTDALSVHRETVGKRIAARISLHGASKAPSG
- the infA gene encoding translation initiation factor IF-1, producing the protein MTRNKNVIEVEGKVVECLRSAMFTVELENGHQVLAHISGKIRKNYIKIMLEDRVLVELPPYDLTRGRIVFRYRN
- a CDS encoding family 2B encapsulin nanocompartment shell protein, with translation MTVESIPETETSRAAPQQSLSTAAARNLATTTKSVPQMQEITSRWLLRMLPWVEAEGGAYRVNRRLRHTVGDGCIEFVQEGARVRVIPRELGELALLRGFEDTDVLTALADRCTQRDFTAGDVLAERGSSADGIHLIAHGRLSQTSEGKYGGEIALEVLADGDRFGENALLDSDARHDRTVTAETSGTLLTLTRADFAAVQASSPALQAHVEAYTSRARHRQNKHGEAEIAMSAGHVGEAELPGTFVDYELEPREYELSVAQTVLRIHSRVADLYNGPMNQTEEQLRLTIEALRERQEHELVNNREFGLLHNADFKQRIQPHSGPPTPDDMDNLLCRRRGTKMFLAHPRTIAAIGRGFNACGLYPDHVDLGGQSVPAWRGVPILPCNKIPISKEQTSSIIAMRTGEKNQGVIGLRKTGLQDEYEPGLAARYMGINEQAIISYLVSTYYSAAVLLPDALGVLENVQIAPRPH
- a CDS encoding helix-turn-helix domain-containing protein; protein product: MDDERPEVLTIGRLARRTGLSVRTLRFWSDEGAVPPVARSASGYRLYDAGSVARVELVRTLRELGLGLDEVCRVLSGRTTVAEVADAHVTALDAQIRSLKVSRAVLSTVVTRGSTAEETALMNRLARLSAAERKQVIDEFKEEVFGGLDAEPRLRDRVRAITIELPDDPTPDQVDAWIELAELVGDPGFRARLRSWMELNTPAPGQGPPPGASIWWARQVVQSVAEIRRRGAAPDGPEAADLLSELFGEADRVAVLRSLEAGIEAGAERYRRLVARVRGQHASPDASEELEWLARALRAADRA